The sequence TGGGAGAAGAATATAGCTATGAAGAAATTAGGTTAGTTCGTGGCTGGTGGCGCAGTAATAACTGAGACTAATGAAAATTGGGATTAGTATAAGAGCCACCTCATAAAAAAACGCTCAGATTTCCTCTGAACGTTGCCTAAAATATATGATGTATAATTTCGCTTAGAGCTTAGAGCTAAAAACTAGCTAATTTGAACGAAGCTAATTCACATCAAAGGGATATTACAAAGCATTAGCACCAGCAACTACCTCAGAAAGTTCCTGTGTAATTGCAGCTTGTCTAGCTTGGTTGTAGGACAAGGTTAAATTGCCCATCAAATCTGTCGCATTTTCACTAGCATTATTCATCGCCGTCATTCTGGCTGCTAGTTCATTTGCTGCGGCTTAAGATAGATTAAGTTGGCAATTTCAATTGTTAAAATTATCTGTAAATAACATCCCACTGGAGCAAGTGACCATGATTGGTGAAAATAGACAACCAAATATTCAGTACGATCAAAATTATCAAACCGTCAATCCCGAAACATCTTATACTCGTTCGGCAGGTACAACTAACGCTTCGAGAACAACTCCTACAGAACAAAAATACGCGACGAATAGTACTCCTATGTCTGTAAATGGAAATAAAACTACAGACAAAAATCTTAATCCCCTTTTAGCAGGGGCGTTAATGGGAGGATTAATCGGTGTTAGCTTGGGTGCATTAAATGGTCTTTTAAATGGCAAAAAAACCTCTGAAGCTTTCAAGCAAACTTCTAAAGGTGTCAGTTCTGGTTTTAAAAATGTAGGGGAAGGTTTAAATTCTACTGCTAAAGGTTTGGGAGAGGTAGTTACCAGTATAGGTAAAGGTGTCAGTCATACAGTTGTGGGTGGCGCACAAGAAGCGATCAAAGGGGTTGGTGAAGTAACTCAACAAGCAGCAAATTCTGTTCAAGATACTGCCGAAAATATTAATCAAGCTGTAGCCGATACCGCCAATAACGTTAAAAATACAACTGAATCAGCCACATCATCTTTGGCGACTGAAATAGATTCTACTAGCGATATCGTACAGTACGATCGACCAGCTACCAATTCAAGTGTTGAGGAATTAAACGATTATAATGCTGCTAGCACAGATCTACTTAATAAAGAAAAGTCTTTAGCAGAAGACGACATTATGGGTTCCAATTATTAAAAGCAAAAAGTTTGTCAGCAAATTAGGTTTCTCAATGGAATTTTCGACCATACAAAATAAAAACCGTAACGTTGCATAGGCAAGCTCGACAATAAGCATAAAAAGGTAGCCATAAAATTACAAGTAAAAACTCGTTAAAGTTATTGGCTACTTTTCGTTTCAATAAATCAACAATTGAGAAAAAAAATGACTAATAGCAATCAAATTTCAATTGATCGAATCGAAAATAGTAGCTTTACAGAAGAGTCTGATCGCGTGCCATCAAATACCGATACAACAACGAAAACTCCCAAGAGCGAAATAGTAAGACTGTTAACTGGAATGCTAATCGGTGCTACTTTAGGTGGAGTTGCAAGCATTTTATCTAGCAAAAGTGCAATTTCTCGAATCAATCAAAACATTCAAAAAGCAGGAAGCGTAGTAGACAAGACAGCTACAAACATCAACAATACTGTCAAAGACGTAGGGGAAGCAGTTCAAAGTGTTGCCGTAGTCGTTAACGATACATTTCAAGATGTAGAAGTAACTTTTAAAAGTACAGCCGACGATGTTAACGAAACTGTAAAATCTACAGTAAGTACTGTTATGAATACCGCCCAAAGCGTTAATAACACCGTCAAAACTACAGCAGACATAATTAATACTGTCAAACAACCTGGAGAAAATAGAGAAAACAAGCAACCTAATAACAATGACGGTAATGAAACTCTATATAAATTAGTGCCGATCGAATGAATAAAGGCAACAGGTAATAGGTAATAGGCTTGGCATTGTCTGAAGGAAAATGAATACGATTGTCTGCGATCGACTACAATTTGTAGTTGATCGCAGGGATCGCGATGGAGTAATAGAAGATTTATTGGTAGTCCTAAAGATGTGAGGATGTGTTGTCCTAAAGGATACCGCTTCGCATATAGTAATGGACAAAGTACCAAATTGCCCCGATCTGATTTTCGATTTTCTTGGAAAATGAAAGAGTCTTCCTGACTAAACGAGAAACCCTTTGGCTTAATGTACAGTTAAATCTCTCGATATAATTAGTTTTTCCCGTTTCTTCTTGAAACAATCGCTGCGCGGGCGAATAGCCCGCCAGTCGTCGAAGACGACGATCTGAGCGAAGCTCTGCGGGGAAACCCCCAAGACCGCGTTGTTTCGCTTTTCCTATAGCTTGATAACGTTTTGAAGGAATTACCTGTTCGTAGGCTTCCCAAAAGTCGCTATAACAAACAGCACATTGTCGATAGAGTGGTAGAGATTGCCAAAGCTTTTTTTTTATGCTCCTTTTCTACTGCGATCGCCTTAATTTAGAATCTTCTAAGATTAAAGGCAAAAATAGGCTATAAGCAATAAAATGGGAATCCCACAACTAGTTATTGGCAATAAAAATTACTTATCATGGTCGCTTCGTGCTTGGCTGATTCTGGCTAAACTAGGTATTGAGTTTCAAGAAATTCGCGTACCACTTTGTACAGAAGGATATCAAGCAAAGGAAGTAAGAATTAAATAACTTATGCCTAAAGCGATCGCTTTTTAATAGTTTTGCTGCCAAATGAAAAACGTTCAGATTGCTTCTGAACGTTAGATTAAATATATAACTTAGCTTAGAGCTTAAAACTAGCTAATTTAAAGAAGCTAATTAACCTCATCTTACAAGGCATTAGCACCAGCAACTACCTCGGAAAGTTCCTGTGTAATTGCAGCTTGTCTAGCTTTGTTATAGGACAAGGTTAAAGTTCCCATTAGTTCAGTTGCATTCTCACTCGCATTATTCATCGCCGTCATTCTCGCTGCAAGTTCACTAGCTGCTGCTTCTTGTAAAGAACGCAAAATTTGGTTGTTGAGATATAGAGGCAGTAAAGCATCTAAGATCTGTACGGGATCTTGTTCAAAAATTGTATCTTTCGGATATGTTTCAACTTTTGAGGTGACGCTTTGCCTTTCTACACCAAATGCACCGCCTTTACTAGTAAGGCGAAAGATTTCGTCATCTTTTACTGCTAAGCTACCTGTTGTTAGCGGTAATAAAGTTTGAATTACAGGCTTAGAAGCAATTAAGGAAACAAACTTAGTATAGATAAGCTCCACCTTGTCTACTTCTTCTGCTAAAAACAGAGATAGTAATTCATCGCCAATTTCCGCTGCTTCGGGTGCGGTAGGAATTTGCTCTAGTCCGACAAAAGTTTTTTCAGTAGGAGCATTACGATTACCAAAATATTGCTTCGCTTTACGCCCAATCAAGACATAAGTATACTCAATACCCTGTGCTGATAATTCCTTGGCTCTATTTTCAGCTCTACGAATTACGTTGGCATTGTAACCGCCACATAAACCGCGATCGCCACTAACTACTAATAGACCAACCTTGTTAATTTCTCTTTGTTGAAACAGAGGTAGATCGACATCTTCAAACTGTAGTTTGTCTTGAATATTATAAAGAACTTGTGCCAAACTATCGGCAAAAGGGCGAGTAAAGTTTACCTGTTCTTGGGCGCGACGAACTTTAGCAGCAGCGACCAAGCGCATTGCTTCCGTGATTTTTTTAGTGTTTTTTACCGATGCGATGCGATCGCGAATCGCTTTTAAATTAGCCATATTTTTTAAAAGATAAATTATCAGGGATAAAGGATGGGACTATAAGGAAAAGAGCAAAGAACTAATCAAACCCTTGACCTTTACCCTTAACCCCTTACCCCAAAAAGCTACGCTGTTGCCATGAAGGATTGTTTAAATTCGTTAATACCTTCTTTGAGTAGGTTTTCTGCTTCATCGGTTAGTTTTTTCTCAGCAGCGATGATTTCCCCATACTTAGCTTTACTGTTACCCAGATATTGTTGTAATCCTTGAGCAAACTCACTCGCTTTATCGACAGGAACATCATCTAAATAGCCATTTAAGCCAGCGTATACTTTGGCTACCTGCTCTGCTACTGACAGAGGAGAACCTTGAGCCTGTTTAAGGATCTGACGTAGACGTTGACCCCTGGCTAGCTGGTTTTGAGTCGCTGCATCTAAGTCTGAGGCAAACTGAGCAAATGCTTCTAGTTCAGCAAACTGAGCTAGTTCTAGCTTGAGTTTACCTGCAACCTGCTTCATTGCTTTGGTTTGAGCAGCAGAACCTACGCGTGATACGGAAATACCAGCATTGATTGCAGGGCGGAAACCCGCGTTAAACAAGTCAGAAGACAGGAATATCTGCCCGTCGGTAATGGAAATTACGTTGGTAGGAATATAAGCTGATACGTCACCAGCTTGAGTTTCAATAATTGGTAGAGCAGTCATGCTACCGCCACCTAATGCATCACTCAGTTTTGCAGCACGTTCTAGTAGACGAGAGTGAAGATAAAATACGTCTCCTGGATATGCTTCACGACCTGGTGGACGACGTAATAGCAAGGACATTTGACGATATGCTTGAGCTTGCTTAGTCAGGTCATCATAGACAATCAAGGTTGCTTTGCCTTTATACATAAAGTATTCCGCGATCGCCGCACCTGTATAGGGAGCGAGATACTGTAGAGTAGCGGGATCGTTGGCATTAGCAGCTACGACGACAGTGTAATTCATCGCACCCTTTTCTTCTAGGGTATTGACTACTTGTGCCACTGTAGAAGCTTTTTGTCCTACTGCAACATAGACGCAAATTACATCTTCGCCCTGCTGGTTAATGATCGTATCTACGGCTACG comes from Coleofasciculaceae cyanobacterium and encodes:
- a CDS encoding F0F1 ATP synthase subunit gamma, which translates into the protein MANLKAIRDRIASVKNTKKITEAMRLVAAAKVRRAQEQVNFTRPFADSLAQVLYNIQDKLQFEDVDLPLFQQREINKVGLLVVSGDRGLCGGYNANVIRRAENRAKELSAQGIEYTYVLIGRKAKQYFGNRNAPTEKTFVGLEQIPTAPEAAEIGDELLSLFLAEEVDKVELIYTKFVSLIASKPVIQTLLPLTTGSLAVKDDEIFRLTSKGGAFGVERQSVTSKVETYPKDTIFEQDPVQILDALLPLYLNNQILRSLQEAAASELAARMTAMNNASENATELMGTLTLSYNKARQAAITQELSEVVAGANAL
- the atpA gene encoding F0F1 ATP synthase subunit alpha; translation: MVSIRPDEISSIIKQQIESYEQDVQVSNVGTVLQVGDGIARIYGLEQAMAGELLEFEDGTVGIALNLEEDNVGAVLMGDGFGIQEGSTVKATSKIASIPVGEALTGRVVDSLARPLDGKGDINTDQTRLIESMAPGIIARKSVCEPMQTGITAIDAMIPVGRGQRELIIGDRQTGKTAVAVDTIINQQGEDVICVYVAVGQKASTVAQVVNTLEEKGAMNYTVVVAANANDPATLQYLAPYTGAAIAEYFMYKGKATLIVYDDLTKQAQAYRQMSLLLRRPPGREAYPGDVFYLHSRLLERAAKLSDALGGGSMTALPIIETQAGDVSAYIPTNVISITDGQIFLSSDLFNAGFRPAINAGISVSRVGSAAQTKAMKQVAGKLKLELAQFAELEAFAQFASDLDAATQNQLARGQRLRQILKQAQGSPLSVAEQVAKVYAGLNGYLDDVPVDKASEFAQGLQQYLGNSKAKYGEIIAAEKKLTDEAENLLKEGINEFKQSFMATA